From a single Amphiprion ocellaris isolate individual 3 ecotype Okinawa chromosome 18, ASM2253959v1, whole genome shotgun sequence genomic region:
- the si:dkey-21e13.3 gene encoding uncharacterized protein si:dkey-21e13.3 isoform X2 codes for MGHPNVPLTHKYVCSHRDKQRSSDLQAFTANDNLNLALGAIRVLGMELIEDELKPHLNTVLTTIKEKKRGAAEQVVVSGVLPILALSLRSRGPLGLLTAKLVAELAKESVIRKGFGDSGLVSALLSVLTSTDQELLLNAVRAISRMSYDSSKQQELLLRRGAVPRLVAILLRFPDREALEEASLQALCNLSGVGVAEEAGMVWERGVSVRPEESVFHGVSPHTCGFASSVTLVRVRQWGPGQYAINIEVFQRCSSSFWNLHGNKRSPRWFPFPGLGSCSNLYKVIKFSTRNVPRTKSLKIRVFHTFL; via the exons ATGGGGCATCCCAATGTGCCTCTTACCCACAAATATGTATGTTCCCACAGGGATAAACAGAGATCCAGCGACCTGCAAGCCTTCACAGCCAACG ATAACTTGAACCTTGCATTAGGTGCCATCAGAGTCCTGGGCATGGAGCTGATAGAAGATGAACTGAAACCCCATCTGAACACAGTGCTGACCACCATTAAGGAGAAGA AGAGAGGCGCTGCTGAGCAGGTAGTGGTCAGTGGGGTCCTTCCAATCCTGGCCCTGTCGCTGAGGAGCAGAGGGCCTCTGGGTCTGCTGACTGCAAAACTGGTGGCTGAACTCGCCAAGGAAT CTGTGATTCGTAAGGGTTTTGGAGACTCAGGTTTGGTTTCGGCTTTGTTGTCAGTGCTGACCAGTACAGaccaggagctgctgctgaatgcTGTGAGGGCCATCTCCCGGATGTCTTACGACAGCT CGAAGCAGCAGGAGCTGCTGCTCCGTCGAGGCGCTGTGCCTCGCCTCGTTGCCATCCTGCTCCGGTTTCCTGATCGGGAGGCCCTGGAGGAGGCGAGCCTGCAGGCGCTCTGTAACCTCAGCGGCGTCGGAGTAGCCGAGGAGGCCGGGATGGTGTGGGAGAGGGGGGTGTCGGTGAGGCCGGAGGAGTCGGTGTTTCATGGCGTTTCTCCTCACACCTGCGGTTTTGCTTCTTCTGTGACTCTGGTTCGAGTCCGACAGTGGGGACCGGGTCAGTACGCCATCAACATCGAGGTGTTCCagcgctgctcctcctccttctggaACCTCCACGGGAACAAACGGAGCCCTCGCTGGTTCCCCTTCCCTGGTTTGGGAAGCTGCTCCAATCTGTACAAAGTGATCAAGTTCTCTACGAGGAACGTTCCTCGGACCAAGAGTCTGAAGATTCGAGTGTTCCACACTTTCCTCTGA